The following proteins are co-located in the Solanum pennellii chromosome 8, SPENNV200 genome:
- the LOC114078399 gene encoding uncharacterized protein LOC114078399, whose amino-acid sequence MTNQAGQKRGARQEANDTSRIREFLRMDTPCFTGYITTEDPPNFIEEVKNIFEVMHSADTEQVDLVAYQLNNVARTWYDQWKEGRDEDAPHASWVEEEKLRDKEDFNNNRSKTRNESGQQKSSAYQSSFQQKQKGPSPSFSSAPAPKKKCETIARVLDLNLFILKVA is encoded by the exons ATGACCAATCAAGCTGGGCAAAAAAGAGGAGCTAGACAGGAAGCGAATGATACTTCTAGGATTCGAGAGTTCTTAAGGATGGATACCCCATGTTTCACGGGTTATATCACTACTGAGGATCCACCAAACTTTATTGAGGAGGTAAAGAATATATTTGAGGTTATGCATTCTGCCGATACTGAGCAGGTTGATCTAGTTGCATATCAACTAAATAATGTTGCTAGAACTTGGTATGATCAGTGGAAAGAGGGtagagatgaggatgcaccacatgCGAGTTGG GTTGAGGAAGAAAAGCTAAGGGATAAGGAAGATTTCAATAACAATAGATCTAAGACAAGGAACGAGTCTGGACAGCAAAAGAGTAGTGCCTACCAGTCATCCTTCCAACAGAAACAAAAGGGACCTTCTCCATCATTttctagtgcacctgcaccgAAGAAAAAATGTGAGACAATAGCTAGAGTTTTAGATCTAAACCTGTTTATTCTCAAAGTAGCATGA